A window of Suncus etruscus isolate mSunEtr1 chromosome 4, mSunEtr1.pri.cur, whole genome shotgun sequence contains these coding sequences:
- the RHNO1 gene encoding RAD9, HUS1, RAD1-interacting nuclear orphan protein 1, with translation MPPRKKRGRTAPKAQLQFHQQPLEGPRHHYGAPQLPVTHTREVPSKPIDHSTVTSWVIPEFDTTAESCLRDQRKRQRRDQPRRASRKSVSKFPHLNFENPVLPLSLATSAVPPVNEHPKHLEKKISKRSPLVPVLSPQSFREPSDQACQSFPHVFIPTGLQTPEPASVKQGLPAPAQRENNLPVCPLQARTPKNTEPGPVLVEDTPEESYGIRVTWRRRRHLLAYLQERGKLSRSQIYVKI, from the exons ATGCCTCCCCGGAAAAAACGTGGTCGAACAGCCCCGAAAGCTCAGCTGCAATTCCACCAACAACCATTGGAGGGCCCCAGACACCACTACGGAGCACCACAGCTTCCAGTCACCCACACTCGTGAGGTACCCAGCAAGCCCATTGACCACAGCACCGTCACATCCTGG GTAATTCCTGAATTTGATACCACAGCAGAAAGTTGCCTCCGGGACCAACGGAAACGTCAACGCCGAGACCAGCCCAGACGTGCAAGTCGCAAGTCTGTCTCTAAGTTCCCTCATCTCAACTTTGAGAATCCGGTGTTGCCTTTGAGTCTGGCCACAAGTGCAGTCCCGCCAGTCAATGAGCACCCCAAACATCTGGAAAAgaagattagtaaaagaagcccTTTAGTGCCTGTGCTCAGTCCCCAGAGTTTTAGGGAGCCGTCAGATCAGGCCTGCCAGAGCTTCCCTCACGTGTTCATCCCCACTGGTCTCCAGACCCCAGAGCCAGCTTCTGTCAAACAGGGACTCCCTGCTCCGGCCCAGAGGGAAAACAACCTTCCTGTCTGCCCCTTGCAAGCTCGGACCCCAAAGAACACAGAGCCTGGGCCAGTTCTGGTTGAAGATACCCCAGAAGAGAGTTATGGGATCAGAGTGACGTGGAGAAGGCGACGACATTTGCTGGCCTACCTCCAGGAGAGAGGGAAGCTGAGCAGAAGCCAAATTTATGTGAAAATCTGA